In Bacteroidales bacterium, a single window of DNA contains:
- a CDS encoding ABC transporter ATP-binding protein, protein MIILKQLFKFYQVGTEIVKALRNVNLTIYKNEYVAIMGPSGSGKSTMMNILGCLDTPTAGTYILNQKDVSRLSENELANIRNKEIGFIFQTFNLMPRYSALENVALPLVYAGVKKQERIEKAKEVLEKVGLADRMMHKPNELSGGQRQRVAIARALVNNPSIILADEPTGNLDTKTSIEIMRLFDVIHQMGNTVIIVTHEEDIADYAHRIVRLRDGKIEKDFVNPEPKNLIAYS, encoded by the coding sequence ATTATCATATTAAAGCAGCTGTTTAAGTTTTATCAAGTTGGAACTGAGATAGTAAAAGCATTGCGAAATGTAAATTTAACAATTTATAAAAACGAATATGTAGCTATTATGGGACCTTCGGGGTCAGGAAAATCTACCATGATGAATATTCTTGGTTGTTTAGATACTCCTACTGCTGGAACTTATATACTAAACCAAAAAGATGTTAGTCGTTTGTCTGAAAATGAATTAGCTAATATTCGTAACAAAGAAATAGGTTTCATTTTTCAAACTTTTAATTTAATGCCTCGATACTCAGCACTAGAAAATGTTGCTTTACCATTAGTTTATGCAGGTGTAAAAAAACAAGAAAGGATCGAAAAGGCAAAAGAAGTTTTGGAAAAAGTGGGATTAGCCGATAGAATGATGCACAAACCAAATGAGTTGAGTGGGGGACAACGTCAACGTGTAGCTATTGCTAGAGCATTAGTAAATAATCCATCCATAATACTTGCCGATGAACCTACTGGCAATCTTGACACTAAAACATCTATTGAAATAATGCGACTTTTTGATGTTATTCACCAAATGGGTAATACGGTTATTATAGTTACACACGAAGAAGATATTGCCGATTATGCTCATCGTATTGTTCGATTGAGAGACGGTAAAATTGAAAAAGATTTTGTTAATCCTGAGCCTAAAAACCTAATCGCATATTCGTAA
- a CDS encoding class I SAM-dependent methyltransferase, translating to MWFQIKKAIIYYLCSHHKKGHGIHSPFVFEIITQVFRDRRKYPEYDIAKNIFYQLKKNKTKIETPLLGAKASNKKQTLKISNIAKKSTISAKYGQLLFRLVRYFNAQNILELGTCLGLGTTYLALANKKAQVYTIEGSEAFLNIARENLWSNNINNVHLIAGTFEQQLKYCLEQMPTLDFVFIDGNHTYEATLSYFDILAQYAHHNTILVFDDIYWSPQMAQAWEKIKADSRITLTMDIFRMGLVFFRKEIMVKQHFVIRF from the coding sequence ATGTGGTTTCAAATTAAAAAAGCAATTATTTATTATTTATGTTCGCATCATAAAAAAGGACATGGTATTCATTCGCCATTTGTTTTTGAAATTATTACTCAAGTTTTTAGAGATAGAAGAAAATATCCTGAATACGATATTGCAAAAAATATTTTCTATCAATTAAAAAAAAATAAAACAAAAATAGAAACCCCATTATTAGGTGCAAAGGCTTCAAATAAAAAACAAACATTGAAAATATCAAATATTGCAAAAAAATCGACCATATCTGCTAAATATGGTCAATTGTTGTTTCGATTAGTACGATATTTTAATGCTCAAAACATATTAGAACTGGGAACTTGTTTGGGTCTTGGCACTACCTATTTAGCTTTAGCCAATAAAAAAGCCCAAGTTTATACAATCGAAGGTTCCGAAGCATTTTTGAATATTGCTCGTGAAAATTTATGGTCTAATAATATTAATAATGTTCATTTAATAGCCGGAACATTTGAACAGCAGCTAAAATATTGTTTAGAACAAATGCCAACATTAGATTTTGTTTTCATTGATGGTAATCATACTTATGAGGCAACATTAAGCTATTTTGATATATTGGCACAATATGCACATCATAATACCATTCTTGTTTTTGACGATATTTATTGGAGTCCTCAGATGGCTCAAGCTTGGGAAAAAATAAAAGCTGATTCACGTATTACCTTAACGATGGATATTTTTAGAATGGGTTTGGTATTTTTTAGAAAAGAAATTATGGTCAAACAGCATTTCGTTATTCGATTTTAA